A genomic region of Cannabis sativa cultivar Pink pepper isolate KNU-18-1 chromosome 1, ASM2916894v1, whole genome shotgun sequence contains the following coding sequences:
- the LOC133034991 gene encoding uncharacterized protein LOC133034991 yields MCPNKDENNFVVNDIENQFDIESNENEKTSSNVNENEELNQTVNENEKSSSDVNENEELSQTVSENENEKTSSGVFNFPFDIDDPENWDKIGHINMTNFIIERGPKRVIKDEFTGDAFGKNFSSWHYIRELPNGEKQDRKWLIYSVSLDKVFCFWCKLFATKKHLVGFLAEGGFNDWHNISDRLKSHERSTQHIESIASWVELEKQLKMKLTIDASLEEQINQEKKHWKQVLERIFAIVKRFGQNNLAFRGDREKLYEKNNGNFLQIIKLLAEFDLTMQEHARRILRGETHYHYLSHKIQNEMIQLLATEVKSSIISRIKEAKYFLVILDCTPDASNDEQMSLVLRCVNVSESPIFVDEFFLGFIKVHDTSGLGLLNELLNALNILGFYVDSIRGQEYDNGSNMRGKNKGVQTRLLEMNPRAFYTP; encoded by the exons ATGTGCCCTAACAAGgatgaga ACAATTTTGTAGTAAATGACATTGAGAATCAATTTGATATTGAAAGTAATGAGAATGAGAAAACTTCAAGTAATGTGAATGAAAACGAAGAATTGAATCAAACTGTTAATGAGAACGAGAAAAGTTCAAGTGATGTGAATGAAAATGAAGAACTGAGTCAAACAGTGAGtgagaatgagaatgagaaaacTTCAAGTGGTGTATTCAACTTTCCTTTTGATATTGATGATCCAGAAAATTGGGATAAGATTGGTCATATTAATATGACAAATTTTATAATTGAAAGAGGTCCAAAAAGAGTCATTAAGGACGAGTTTACTGGGGATGCTTTCGGTAAGAATTTTTCTTCGTGGCATTATATAAGAGAATTACCAAATGGAGAGAAACAAGATAGGAAGTGGTTGATTTATTCAGTTTCTTTAGataaagtattttgtttttggtGTAAATTGTTTGCAACAAAGAAGCATCTTGTGGGTTTTTTAGCTGAGGGAGGTTTTAATGACTGGCATAATATTTCTGATCGATTAAAAAGTCATGAACGAAGTACACAACATATTGAGTCAATTGCTAGTTGGGTGGAATTAGAAAAACAACTGAAAATGAAGTTAACAATTGATGCAAGTTTAGAAGAACAAattaatcaagaaaaaaaacattGGAAACAAGTGTTAGAGAGAATTTTTGCTATTGTAAAAAGATTTGGGCAAAATAATTTGGCATTTCGAGGAGATCGTGAAAAACTATATGAGAAAAACAATGGGAATTTCttacaaattataaaattacttGCTGAATTTGATTTAACTATGCAAGAACATGCTCGTCGTATTTTGAGAGGTGAGACTCATTATCATTATTTGAGTCACAAGATTCAAAATGAAATGATACAACTACTGGCAACTGAGGTGAAAAGCTCGATAATTAGTAGAATTAAAGaagcaaaatattttttagttatacTAGATTGTACTCCAGATGCAAGTAATGATGAACAAATGTCTCTTGTTTTAAGATGTGTGAATGTTTCAGAAAGTCCAATATTTGTTGATGAGTTTTTTCTAGGATTCATAAAAGTTCATGACACATCAGGGCTTGGTTTGCTTAATGAACTTTTAAATGCGTTGAATATTCTTGGATTTTATGTTGATAGTATAAGAGGACAAGAATATGACAATGGATCTAATATGAGAGGAAAGAATAAAGGTGTACAAACTAGGCTACTTGAAATGAATCCTAGAGCATTTTACACTCCTTAA
- the LOC115707114 gene encoding amino acid transporter AVT1C: MNNSLDEHSFYIESDEDEEKELNEGERGEDYEDEKGLLKGQEDEENNSDSDCSDSSAEDQNHDRPGSYNNTAWPQSYRQSIDLYSSVPSPNLGFLGTPNSFSRLGSSFLSSSLTRRHTPDSLLPLTRPFLEDEQRQQLPPQPPHRHSSHLLPPAIPPSRRSSIRRDEKSFTKVSHELPISRNSSFAQTVANGINVLCGVGILSTPYAVQQGGWLGLVILFVFSALSYYTGVLLARCLDSEPGLETYPDIGQAAFGTPGRIIISIILYVELYACCIEYIILESDNLSSLFPSAQLNIGGFLIGARLLFALITTLAVLPTVWLRDLTVLSYISAGGVVASVMVVLCLFWVGTVDGIGFVNKGTALNLGTLPVAIGLYGYCYSGHAVFPNIYTSMQKRSQFPLVLLTCFGICTLMYAGVAVMGYKMFGDATLSQFTLNMPSEFVATKIAVWTTVVNPFTKYALTITPVAMSLEELLPSSQSKSRHIYSILIRTGLVISTLIVALSIPFFGLVMSLIGSFLTMLVTLILPCVCYLSILRGRITKVQGAMCIVVITVGVVSSSFGTYSALSRIIDNLSS, encoded by the exons ATGAACAACTCGCTTGATGAACATAGTTTTTATATTGAGagtgatgaagatgaagaaaagGAGTTAAACGAAGGTGAAAGAGGAGAAGATTATGAGGATGAGAAAGGGTTACTCAAAGGTCAAGAAGACGAAGAAAATAACTCAGACTCAGATTGTTCTGATTCCTCGGCTGAAGATCAGAACCATGATCGACCAGGCTCATACAATAATACCGCATGGCCTCAAAGTTATAG GCAATCCATTGATCTTTATAGTAGTGTACCATCTCCAAATCTTGGGTTTCTTGGGACTCCTAATTCATTCTCAAGATTAGGAAGTTCTTTTCTGTCGTCTTCGCTTACAAGAAGGCACACTCCTGATTCATTGTTACCTTTGACGAGACCATTTTTAGAAGATGAGCAACGGCAACAGCTACCGCCACAACCACCTCACAGGCATAGCTCTCACCTTCTCCCTCCTGCTATTCCTCCATCAAGAAGGTCTTCCATAAGGAGAGATGAAAAATCATTTACTAAAGTCTCACATGAGCTCCCTATCTCTCGCAACAGCTCATTTGCACAAACTGTGGCAAATG GAATAAATGTGTTGTGTGGAGTTGGAATCTTGTCAACTCCTTATGCAGTCCAACAAGGAGGGTGGCTTGGACTTGttattttgtttgtgttttcgGCGCTTTCTTACTACACTGGCGTGCTTCTGGCTCGTTGCTTAGATAGCGAGCCAGGACTCGAGACTTACCCGGATATTGGCCAAGCTGCTTTTGGCACTCCTGGTCGAATTATCATTTCG ATAATACTATACGTGGAGTTATAT GCATGCTGTATTGAATACATAATCCTAGAGAGTGATAATTTGTCTTCACTATTTCCAAGTGCACAACTAAACATTGGTGGGTTCCTAATAGGCGCACGCCTTCTCTTTGCATTGATCACAACTCTTGCTGTTCTCCCTACAGTATGGCTTCGAGACCTCACTGTTCTAAGCTACATTTCTG CTGGCGGAGTTGTGGCATCAGTAATGGTAGTACTATGCTTGTTTTGGGTTGGTACAGTCGACGGAATCGGTTTCGTGAACAAAGGGACAGCACTTAACCTTGGAACTCTTCCTGTGGCAATTGGTCTTTATGGCTATTGTTACTCAGGACATGCAGTTTTTCCAAACATATATACTTCAATGCAAAAAAGAAGCCAATTCCCTTTAGTTCTCTTGACCTG TTTCGGTATATGCACTTTGATGTATGCTGGAGTAGCTGTTATGGGATATAAAATGTTTGGGGATGCCACTCTTTCCCAATTTACACTTAATATGCCTAGTGAATTTGTGGCCACCAAGATCGCTGTATGGACTACG GTTGTGAATCCATTTACTAAGTATGCATTGACCATAACTCCAGTAGCAATGAGTTTGGAGGAACTTCTTCCATCAAGTCAATCCAAGTCTCGTCACATTTATTCTATCCTTATTAGAACTGGATTGGTTATCTCAACTTTGATAGTGGCTCTCTCAATTCCATTTTTTG GCCTAGTAATGTCACTCATTGGATCTTTTCTGACAATGCTTGTG aCATTGATACTTCCTTGTGTTTGTTACCTAAGCATTTTGAGAGGAAGAATAACTAAAGTCCAG GGAGCAATGTGCATTGTTGTGATTACAGTAGGTGTGGTGTCATCAAGCTTTGGAACCTATTCAGCTCTTTCTAGAATTATTGACAATTTGAGCAGTTGA